In one window of Campylobacter hepaticus DNA:
- a CDS encoding ABC transporter ATP-binding protein gives MLKIDNLNFSYYKKNLLKNINLELKSQSFIGILGPNGSGKSTLLKLMLKNLKPDSGEISFFNTNIQQFSLKEFSKICGFVPQNSGLNTPLKVIDILLMGKYIHLKHTFSSYTQEDILEITEFSKHFKLENFLERNVLSLSGGEFQRVLLARALLKKPKILFLDEATSALDLNYAIELLSLCEKLIKEKNITVIAILHDLNLASIFCDKIIFLKEGKIQYFGTSKELFTKEILKEIYNLNCEIIYKNSKPYILILKE, from the coding sequence ATGCTAAAAATAGACAATTTAAATTTTTCCTATTATAAAAAAAACTTACTTAAAAACATTAATTTAGAACTTAAAAGTCAATCTTTTATTGGTATTTTAGGTCCTAATGGATCAGGAAAAAGTACACTTTTAAAACTCATGCTTAAAAACTTAAAACCTGATTCAGGAGAAATAAGTTTTTTTAATACCAACATACAGCAATTTTCCCTTAAAGAATTTTCTAAAATTTGTGGTTTTGTCCCTCAAAATTCAGGATTAAATACACCATTAAAAGTAATAGATATACTTTTAATGGGAAAATATATTCATTTAAAACATACTTTTAGCTCTTATACTCAAGAAGATATTTTAGAAATTACAGAATTTTCAAAACACTTCAAACTTGAAAATTTCTTAGAAAGAAATGTACTTTCTTTAAGTGGAGGAGAATTCCAAAGAGTACTTTTAGCAAGAGCCTTATTAAAAAAACCAAAAATTCTCTTTTTAGATGAAGCCACTTCAGCACTTGATTTAAACTATGCTATAGAACTTTTAAGCCTTTGTGAAAAATTAATCAAAGAAAAAAACATAACCGTCATTGCTATTTTACATGATTTAAATTTAGCTTCTATATTTTGCGATAAAATAATTTTTCTAAAAGAAGGAAAAATTCAATATTTTGGAACAAGTAAAGAACTCTTTACTAAAGAAATTTTAAAAGAAATTTATAATTTAAATTGTGAAATTATCTATAAAAATTCTAAACCTTATATCTTAATTTTAAAGGAGTAA
- a CDS encoding FecCD family ABC transporter permease: MLNLNIHSKNLIILGLFLAYIISCFTALCLGDENLNPKQLFSYIFGEDEILRQIIIHGRLPRIIMAILIGMLLASSGAITQNVFSNPIADPYIIGIASAATFGAVLAYLLKLADYYYGIIGFICSALFALMVFKISSKASIASLLIIGIATSSFLGAFTSFFTYLIGEDSFKIVAWLMGNIGVASWFHVKILILPLLFCLLYFYAHKNELNILLSGDDEAKNLGVNAQKLKINLLIVSSLAVSFAVAFTGLIAFVGLIIPHIIRLVLKNYDNALVIPFCTILGGLFLLICDTLARTLIAPVQIPIGVLTAFFGAPIFLYLALRARRFL, from the coding sequence ATGTTGAATTTAAATATACATTCTAAAAATTTAATCATTTTAGGACTTTTTCTAGCCTATATTATTAGCTGTTTTACTGCACTTTGCTTAGGAGATGAAAATTTAAATCCTAAACAACTTTTTTCTTATATTTTTGGAGAAGATGAAATTTTACGCCAAATCATAATCCATGGACGCTTACCTCGCATCATAATGGCTATTTTAATTGGAATGCTCTTAGCTAGTAGTGGGGCTATTACTCAAAATGTATTTTCAAATCCTATAGCAGACCCTTATATCATAGGCATAGCTTCTGCAGCAACCTTTGGCGCAGTATTAGCATATTTATTAAAATTAGCTGATTATTATTATGGAATTATAGGCTTTATTTGTTCTGCCCTTTTTGCATTAATGGTATTTAAAATTTCTTCTAAAGCTTCTATAGCTAGTTTACTTATCATAGGCATAGCCACTTCATCTTTTTTAGGTGCTTTTACTTCTTTTTTTACCTATCTTATAGGAGAAGATTCTTTTAAAATAGTAGCTTGGCTTATGGGAAATATAGGAGTAGCCTCTTGGTTTCATGTAAAAATACTGATTTTACCACTACTATTTTGCTTGCTTTATTTTTATGCTCACAAAAATGAATTAAACATACTTTTAAGCGGGGATGATGAAGCTAAAAATTTAGGAGTTAATGCTCAAAAATTAAAAATCAATTTACTTATTGTCTCATCTTTGGCTGTATCATTTGCAGTTGCTTTTACAGGACTTATAGCCTTTGTTGGGCTGATTATACCTCATATTATAAGACTTGTATTAAAAAATTATGACAATGCTTTAGTAATACCATTTTGCACTATACTTGGAGGACTTTTTTTATTAATTTGTGATACCTTAGCAAGAACTCTTATAGCTCCTGTACAAATTCCTATAGGAGTTTTAACTGCATTTTTTGGAGCCCCTATATTTTTATATTTAGCTTTAAGGGCTAGGAGATTTTTATAA
- a CDS encoding TonB-dependent receptor encodes MQQNTKVLKLSLLIFLSTTYVNSQELNESINLQKVVVSATGFEQDADKNLRNTIIIDGKDLQKKGFNTLEQALERIANISFVNFGLGRNIDMRGQGNKANIAVKVMVDGRSINLLDNSHGITPLQSINLNNIERIEIIPGGGSVLYGNGTRGGVIHIITKKQKADSFAINFKNNNYDDDKISGDLGFDGTKKINENLALNFNIQGFYHKGYQEGYSQKGYFINTKTYINTTNDATISLIYNYFKSKDTSSGYLTKAQIQKNPTQKGDSDNISQTYKPEIALNYHYYFNDIWEFDLETFWQNQKIKYLKDISTINYKSLNVPIYQNGSGFEDTLTGINLKNKLHYTDNSYFIFGYEFANHDAKRKNIIHYDINQVSFTMNHTMTTLMDMNKLSHSVFALDSHALNDILNLLTGIRYEYSLYNTNKNYTSNMTLLKKYKNNNEFFNTEDISHNFAFELTPNFQYSNTGKFYIKYERGFISPTPAQFINKDQKTQKYYTANLDSEIFDTFELGIEDFWWDFYGFNLTLFYTLSKDEIAYLGNPHATNGAFWKYYNIDQTRRLGIELNLNQNFLDDILIFKESLTYLDATISKGVNKNLKIPYVSKIKASAGIEYSWSKNLSSFIDLTYFSRAKDGGIIDEKTGKMSKNSWIKDYFLTDIGINYNYKNLQFLAGIRNLFDKKYYTYQDSINDQYLPGNGRNYYVEFKYTF; translated from the coding sequence TTGCAACAAAATACAAAGGTTTTAAAATTGTCTTTGTTGATATTTTTAAGCACAACATATGTAAATTCTCAAGAATTAAATGAAAGTATTAATTTACAAAAAGTTGTTGTAAGTGCAACAGGCTTTGAACAAGATGCAGATAAGAATTTACGCAATACCATTATCATTGATGGTAAAGATTTACAAAAAAAAGGATTTAATACCTTAGAGCAAGCTTTAGAAAGAATTGCAAATATTAGTTTTGTCAATTTTGGATTAGGTCGCAATATAGATATGCGTGGGCAAGGAAATAAAGCTAATATAGCCGTAAAAGTTATGGTTGATGGACGTAGTATTAATTTACTCGATAATTCTCATGGTATAACACCTTTACAAAGTATCAATTTAAATAATATAGAACGCATAGAAATTATACCTGGAGGTGGTTCTGTTTTATATGGAAATGGTACAAGAGGCGGGGTAATTCATATCATTACAAAAAAACAAAAAGCAGACTCTTTTGCCATTAATTTTAAAAACAATAATTATGATGATGATAAAATTAGTGGTGATTTAGGTTTTGATGGGACTAAAAAAATCAATGAAAATCTAGCACTAAATTTTAATATACAAGGATTTTATCATAAAGGATATCAAGAAGGTTATAGTCAAAAAGGTTATTTTATCAACACAAAAACTTATATAAATACTACTAATGATGCTACTATAAGCTTAATTTATAATTATTTTAAAAGTAAAGATACTAGTAGCGGATACTTAACAAAAGCACAAATACAAAAAAATCCAACTCAAAAAGGCGATAGTGATAATATCTCACAAACTTATAAGCCTGAAATTGCTTTAAATTATCATTATTATTTTAATGACATATGGGAATTTGATTTAGAAACTTTTTGGCAAAACCAAAAAATAAAATATCTTAAAGATATATCTACAATAAATTATAAAAGTTTAAATGTTCCTATATATCAAAACGGAAGTGGTTTTGAAGATACACTCACAGGTATTAATTTAAAAAATAAACTCCATTATACTGATAATTCTTATTTTATTTTTGGCTACGAATTTGCAAATCATGATGCAAAAAGAAAAAATATTATCCACTATGATATCAATCAAGTCTCATTTACAATGAATCATACTATGACAACACTCATGGATATGAATAAACTAAGTCATTCTGTTTTTGCACTTGATTCTCATGCATTAAATGATATTTTAAACCTTTTAACTGGAATAAGATATGAATATAGTCTTTATAATACAAATAAAAACTATACAAGCAATATGACCCTATTGAAAAAATATAAAAATAATAATGAATTTTTTAATACAGAGGATATAAGCCATAATTTCGCTTTTGAACTCACTCCTAATTTTCAATACTCAAATACAGGAAAATTTTATATCAAATATGAAAGAGGTTTTATTTCACCTACTCCTGCACAATTTATCAATAAAGATCAAAAAACTCAAAAATACTATACTGCTAATTTAGATTCTGAAATCTTTGATACCTTTGAATTAGGTATAGAAGATTTTTGGTGGGATTTTTATGGTTTTAATTTAACTTTATTTTACACTTTAAGTAAAGATGAAATTGCTTATCTTGGAAATCCACATGCTACAAATGGAGCATTTTGGAAATATTATAATATAGATCAAACACGCCGTTTAGGAATAGAATTAAACCTTAATCAAAATTTTTTAGATGATATATTAATCTTTAAAGAAAGTTTAACTTATCTTGACGCTACAATTTCTAAAGGTGTTAATAAAAATCTTAAAATTCCTTATGTTTCTAAAATAAAAGCTAGTGCTGGAATTGAATACAGCTGGAGTAAAAATTTATCAAGCTTTATAGATTTAACTTATTTTTCTAGAGCAAAAGATGGAGGAATTATAGATGAAAAAACAGGAAAAATGTCTAAAAATTCTTGGATAAAAGATTATTTTTTAACAGATATAGGCATCAATTATAATTATAAAAATTTACAATTTTTAGCAGGCATTAGAAATCTTTTTGATAAAAAATATTATACCTATCAAGATAGCATTAATGATCAATATTTACCTGGAAATGGCAGAAATTACTATGTTGAATTTAAATATACATTCTAA
- a CDS encoding HugZ family heme oxygenase: protein MNFESIISHMNDHHKSNLIDLCKKFGGINDLKDVFLKSVDFNGLDIVYNNNENLRIEFPKKADENTIKDTIISLCMGAKSEQNFNAIEKEFNDFMLSFNSVSLATLNAQGEVVCSYAPFISTQWGNYIYISEVSEHFNNIKDNPNNIEIMFLEDESKAASVILRKRLRYRANASFLERGEQFDKIYDEFERQTGAQGGIKTIRTMLDFHLVKLEFGKGRFVKGFGQAYDIENGNITHVGSKNPHQFPHKS, encoded by the coding sequence ATGAATTTTGAAAGTATTATTTCTCATATGAATGATCATCACAAATCTAATTTAATAGATCTTTGTAAAAAATTTGGCGGCATCAATGATCTTAAAGATGTTTTTTTAAAGAGTGTTGATTTTAATGGCTTGGATATTGTTTATAATAACAATGAAAATTTGCGTATAGAATTTCCTAAAAAAGCAGATGAAAACACCATAAAAGATACTATTATATCTCTTTGTATGGGTGCAAAGAGTGAACAAAATTTTAATGCTATAGAGAAAGAATTTAATGATTTTATGTTAAGTTTTAATTCTGTATCTTTAGCAACTTTAAATGCACAAGGTGAAGTTGTTTGCTCATATGCACCTTTTATAAGCACTCAGTGGGGAAATTATATTTATATTAGTGAAGTAAGCGAGCATTTTAATAATATTAAAGATAATCCAAATAATATAGAAATAATGTTTTTAGAAGATGAGAGCAAGGCAGCATCTGTGATATTACGTAAAAGATTGCGTTATAGGGCTAATGCAAGTTTTTTAGAGCGTGGTGAACAATTTGATAAGATTTATGATGAATTTGAAAGGCAAACAGGAGCTCAAGGTGGTATTAAAACTATACGTACAATGCTTGATTTTCATTTAGTTAAGCTTGAGTTTGGAAAGGGTCGTTTTGTTAAAGGTTTTGGTCAAGCTTATGATATAGAAAATGGTAATATAACTCATGTAGGTTCTAAGAATCCCCATCAATTTCCACATAAATCTTAA
- the prfA gene encoding peptide chain release factor 1 — MLISKLDPFLKRFEELNSLLSKTDIINDISKMTALSKEQKNLEPIVLKTKEYLKTIQNIEENKALINDFELGELAKEELKILEETKIQLEKELKILLIPKDPNDERNIFLEIRAGTGGDEASLFVGDLVKAYAKYAENRAYKLEIVSSSEGSVGGFKEIIMLIKGAGAYSRLKYEGGTHRVQRVPQTESQGRVHTSAITVAVMPEVDDIEIQINPNDLKIDVMRSSGHGGQSVNTTDSAVRITHIPTGIVVVNQDGKSQHKNKESAMKVLKARLYEMQENERLAQESQARKSQVGSGDRSERIRTYNFPQNRISDHRINLTLYRLDAIMEDGLFDEIIEPLIAHYQAQSLQKENL, encoded by the coding sequence ATGTTAATTAGTAAATTAGATCCTTTTTTAAAACGCTTTGAAGAATTAAATTCTCTTCTTAGTAAAACTGATATCATTAATGATATCAGTAAAATGACTGCACTTTCTAAAGAACAAAAAAATTTAGAACCTATTGTTTTAAAAACTAAAGAATACTTAAAAACCATACAAAATATAGAAGAAAATAAAGCTTTAATCAATGATTTTGAACTTGGAGAACTTGCAAAAGAAGAATTAAAAATTCTTGAAGAAACTAAAATCCAGCTTGAAAAAGAACTCAAAATCTTATTAATCCCCAAAGATCCTAATGATGAAAGAAATATTTTTCTTGAAATTCGAGCAGGCACAGGTGGAGATGAAGCCTCTTTATTTGTAGGAGATCTTGTAAAAGCTTATGCAAAATATGCTGAAAATCGTGCTTATAAACTTGAAATTGTAAGTTCTAGTGAAGGAAGTGTTGGAGGATTTAAAGAAATCATTATGCTTATTAAAGGTGCGGGTGCTTATTCAAGATTAAAATACGAAGGTGGCACACATAGAGTTCAACGTGTCCCTCAAACAGAATCTCAAGGTCGTGTACACACTTCTGCTATTACTGTAGCAGTAATGCCAGAAGTTGATGATATAGAAATTCAAATTAATCCCAACGATCTTAAAATTGATGTGATGCGTTCTTCAGGACATGGTGGACAAAGCGTCAATACCACAGATTCAGCTGTTCGCATTACCCATATACCTACAGGTATAGTAGTGGTAAATCAAGATGGAAAAAGTCAACATAAAAATAAAGAAAGCGCCATGAAAGTTTTAAAAGCAAGACTTTATGAAATGCAAGAAAACGAAAGATTAGCTCAAGAAAGTCAAGCAAGAAAATCTCAAGTAGGTAGTGGAGACAGAAGTGAGCGTATACGCACTTATAATTTTCCACAAAATCGTATTAGCGATCATCGTATTAATCTTACTTTGTACCGCTTAGATGCTATTATGGAAGATGGGCTTTTTGATGAAATTATAGAACCTTTAATCGCTCATTATCAAGCCCAATCTTTACAAAAAGAAAATTTATAA